Genomic DNA from Perca fluviatilis chromosome 12, GENO_Pfluv_1.0, whole genome shotgun sequence:
ATTACGTTCATTTGTACTGGATTTTTCTGTCGcaggctggctagctagctaactgcaGAAGAACAAACCAGTAACGTTACCCATTTCATGTCAGTGAACTTGTAATGTATCATACAATCTGTTTGGCGCTCTGTCTGTAGTTTAGTTATTGTGTTGTAGGCAAAGAGTGTGTATGTAGCCAAAGGTTTTGAGGGAGGTAACCGTTGCTAATGCTATCAACATAACACGGAAATGCCTCGGATCcctagactgtataaaatacagCTCGGATCACGTCTACTGTGGTTGATGAGGGACGTCCTGCTGCTAGcaaatatgttattttattataaactcGTTAATTAGATAACCTGTACGTTTTAATACACATTTTAGACGTTTCTGGTAGATTTCCAGTCAGTTTTTCTAGTAGTATAGCGTTAGTAGTTATTAAATATGGCTGTGGTACACTTTGTTGTTATTCCCTGTTTAGCCACCACCAGGAAGGTTAGCTTTAACAGcgttagcatttttttttttttttgacttggGGTTTTTTAACAAGCATTTCATGTCAACTTTTCTAAAGTAGGTATGGAACACCCGGCTTGTATTTTGGAGGAATTGAAGCAGTTTGTCGTAAAGGACGCCCCACCGACGGTGTATTACATCCCAGATTTCATATCGGAAGATGAGGAGTCCTACCTTCAACAGCAGGTGTATAAATCTCCCAAAACTAAATGGACTCAGCTGTCAGGCAGACGGCTTCAGAACTGGGGAGGGTTACCACATCCCAAAGGCATGCTGGCAGAGAAGATTCCTGACTGGCTCCGGACCTACTGCGAGAAGATTTCCTCTCTAGGTGCATTCAGTGGGAAAACCGCCAACCACGTGTTGGTGAACGAGTATAAACCAGGGGAAGGGATCATGCCTCACGAAGACGGCCCTCTGTACCACCCGACCGTCACCACCGTCAGCCTGGGCTCTCACACCTTCCTTGACTTCTACGCACCCATCAGCAGCCAGGAGGCCGCTGATGCACCGCAGACGGAGGAGAGCCGCTTCCTCTTCTCCCTGCTGGTGAAGCCGCGCAGCCTTCTCATCCTGCAGGATGAGATGTACCAGCGTCTCCTCCACGGCATCCGGCCCCGCGCCCAGGACACGCTGACAGACAAGGTGGTGAACCGGTCTGCTGCCGGGGCCGTGCCAGGAGAGACCCTGACCCGAGGAACCAGAGTGTCACTGACCATACGACACGTGCCCAAAGTTATGAAGATGAAGCTTGTACTGGGGAGGAAATGAAGAAATACTGCACGTTGGCATGCTAGTTTGTTATAATACTACACGCTGCGTTTGCCACGGACACCATCGAGCATACGATCAATGGGACTGTCTCCTCCAAGCTGCTTCATTCCCATTATGTGTTTATAATAGATCACTTCTAGCTTTGTTAAATATCTGTGCTGCCACAAGTGATCTCACTGCTGCAGTAACATTTCTGGACATTATCAAAGGCAACATTACAAAGAGGGTCGCAACTAGAAATTGTTTAAACTATGGATTCAtctcttaaagtgcccatattatgaaaaaaacactttttctggtatttggggtgttcttttgtgtctctggtgcttccacacacatacaaactttgaaaaaaatccatccatgctgttttgagtgagatacggtttctgtatgtgtcctgccttcagtctcctggtgagctgttcaaaatcggctcggactgtgacgtcacaatccgaaatgagctggctaaccgcaaccgttagctgtagcgttagcatgctaacgctaatgctaacactagcatggtacctcgttctcaatagcaaagcactgctacaacacacacaagttcaccataatctacaaaagaactacttacatgtgcgccctcatttagaagtctcccagctaatcctgccttgtaactgacttaagttggagaaacagcctgtcttttacttctatggagctagctagctgacatgatctacatctgagctactgagcatgtgcgagtgcaatcaaagatagtacagaagaagaagatgaaaagaggtctcactctgtagctaaaacagaaaccaggtgaaaagaggatctacagcagtgagagagagctgtgcagtacaacaaaaatatggtgttttttgaaaattaaaccatgtaaacttattctggtacaaccttaaaatacaattatgaacctgaaaatgagtataatatgggcgctttaaatatTTTAAGGGAGTATGGGATCTGAGTAGCAAATATATGGAAGAAGAATGGTGTCTTAAATTTGGTATTTTATTTGGTTTTGCTTTTTGTTGATTCATCATTCAACTGTTTCAGCACTACATACATAAAATGGACATAAATTACTGGTTGTGctttgtgtatgtattgtttaCTTTATGAATTTATTTAACAGCTACAAAGAAGAGTCCAACCGATAAACAAGCATGGCCAATACAAGTGGTCGAAAATGTTCTGCTCCACTACATGTTTGTCACATCAGCAGAACAGCACTTTAAGGGTTgttggtcagtgtaacgcttatcagttcaattttctaagcacaaacggacatttggaaaaactgaaaaatgggttccaatatccaattattatttttttttcgccttgacaaataaaaaaaaaaattggatcttttaaactgtttttccagttttctgtttttattcagaggatcagaaatttagaaaattacaaaattgcatctgggctccaattattcaataatgcaatggtattctctctcTCGTTCCGCCTAGCTACGCCCTGCCCCCCCACTCCAAACCatcagttttgtttgttttttggtccatatgcagttaatgacctgcatattctgcaaagtagaatttttgttttctgtttttccaaatgtccgtttgtgcttagaaaattgaactgataaaaGTTACACAGACCGTTTATGAAAAAATTAATAATGGCCAATATGCTCTAAGATTTGTTTTTTGATGTAATTCAAATCAGCATGTTTCAGTTGACAGAAACATTTTGCATTTTACTCAATAAATTAAGAATAACAATCAAAAAACTCCTCACTTATTAACCAGAGTTATATCTTCAAAGTTACAACTGCCTTGTTCATGTTTTGAGTTGGGACACAACCTGCTGGCTGATCCCTGGAAATATAATGGCGCAAAGCTCTTATGGGCTAAAGCTGTTGTGTTATATACTGAGGATCGGGCTTAGTTTCTGTCCAGCACAACTGAAAGGCTTTGTCATCATGTGCTCTTGTCCTGAAAAATGCACTGACTTTGGTGTGAAATCATATTTCACAGGAGGAAACCCAAACAATGGAGCCACAGACGAAGCGCTGGAAAGGGTCCGTGTGCGACTCAGACTCCTGGGTAGCTTATCCTGTCCTGTCAGATGAGCAGTCACAAGACGTCGAGCTGATAAAGGCGTTTGCTGCACCCATTGTCAACAAGAAAGAGACCTCTCGGCTTCTCCGGGAGCTGAGCAGCCTATACCCATTGAGCGGCCTTCAGCACATCAAGAGGGTGCGGGCGGTCCGGGAGAAGGGCAGCCCTCATCCTCTGGAGGTCCTCGTGTGCCTTGTCAGCGACGCACCAGACACCAAGGTGATAAACATCGACTCTCTGCTCCCCTCGGATGGAGTCAGACACGACGGATTAGGTGAGCCTTTTGTGGTGAAGGTCCCTGCACGCCCCCCCTTGACCCGACCCCAGTTTGAGCTGGCGAGCAAACACTGGCCCACCTCCTTTCACGAGGACAAACAGGTGACCGTGGCCCTGAGAGGAGAGCTCTTCAGTCCGCCTCAGAAAGCCAGGATGCACATGTACATGACGTCTGCGTTAACAGCTGCCCAAGCAGGAAAGGAGTTGGGAATGGAGgcggtgggggctgtggtggtcGACCCGGCAACGGAGAGAATCGTCGCGGTAGGCCACGACTGCAGAGGTGACCATCCTCTTCATCACGCGGCCATGGTCTGCATTGACCTGGTGGCTCAGAGCCAGGGCGGCGGACGTTACTCTTTTGACAGATACCCTGCTTGCGGGTTTACCTCGCCAACCTCAGACCCCTTCCAGAGCGCTCCTGGCGCAGAGGCGAGCCCTCAGCCATACATATGCACCGGGTATGATCTTTACGTGACCCGAGAACCTTGTGTCATGTGCGCCATGGCGCTGGTACACTCCCGGATAGGTCGGGTCTTCTACGGGACCGCCTCTGCTGACGGGGCTATAGGGACCAGATATAAAATCCACTCGCAGAAAGATTTGAACCATCACTTTGAGGTTTACAAAGGCGTGTTGGGCAAGCAGTGTGAGGATCTTAACGGTCTGGGCCACCACATCAAAAGAGGAGTGTACAGCAAAGTAGATAATGTATCAACTTCAAAATATCAGACATGAATGGGCCTGgaccttttttatatatatatatatatatatatatatatatatatatatatataatattacataagcatttcttttaaataaacgTTTTAATCATTTGGCCATTGTTGTATTGAGAGCACGTGTGTAGATGAACACTAATAAGGCTCCTTTAGGCTCGTTGGAAGGATTAAAGAGCAAGTTGGTGACCCTGAAGCCTGACTTTGGGTAAGATATTGGcacaataaaaatgttaatttagCGGGGAATTAAGTCATTTTCTTTTGTAAGATTCTCGGTGCACAGGTCCAGATCagggagcatttttttttttttttataaattcagATGCAAAAGAACGACTCAAACCGAATGTTAAATTCAGTATTTAGCTGGTGTTTTTGTGCTTATCTTTGAGGTATTCCCATTTCCAGCGCTCACAACCTACAGTACTCACTACAATAACATAGCATTGTTTTGTCACAATTCAGCTTGTGGCTGTAGAACAAcaaatgttaatttgtgaaGATTTTGTAAAGTTTGCGGTTTCAAGATTGGAGaggcttttttccccccccatgTGGACTCTTTCACAGTATGAGCAACTTAAAGAGCATGTCAAATTAGTTTTCAAACGACGTTGTATACATAGGATTAATTTCTCGGATGTTGTGCATTTTGATGATTGTTTCCAAGCTTCTTTGTTATTCCTGTGCAATCTGTTGTAATACTCTATCATGCATCTATTACACTGTGGATGTGTTATAACACACTTCCCTGATAAGCCTAGGATTGTCAGTGTTGCTTCTCAGGTCAAATAcggttttctaaaaaaaatagcTTTTGTATTCACCTTTTTAGAGTAAACCTTGTGTAAAATCCTCTGATAATCTGAGAGAATCCTGAATTAACTGACTTTTCCTTTGTGGAAAGTACCCAAAAGTTTCATTACATTCCTGATATTCTATAATTACTGGGAAACATGCAGTGCACAACCATTAGAGATGAAACACTTTGAGGgcacaaacattttaataagaTTAAGGACAAGAACTCTCCAGAGCTATGGGCAAACAAAGCAGGACTAGCTGCCTTGATGATAGCCAAAAAGTCATAATCTAAAGAGAGCGCCTACATGAATGTAAGCTGATCACAGAGCTACTGTAGACCTTCCTCAGTAAACACTTAACCAGACAACAATAACTTGTCTCATTTCTACACGCAGGACTTTTTCTTTAGCATACGGGACATaacattcac
This window encodes:
- the alkbh6 gene encoding alpha-ketoglutarate-dependent dioxygenase alkB homolog 6, giving the protein MEHPACILEELKQFVVKDAPPTVYYIPDFISEDEESYLQQQVYKSPKTKWTQLSGRRLQNWGGLPHPKGMLAEKIPDWLRTYCEKISSLGAFSGKTANHVLVNEYKPGEGIMPHEDGPLYHPTVTTVSLGSHTFLDFYAPISSQEAADAPQTEESRFLFSLLVKPRSLLILQDEMYQRLLHGIRPRAQDTLTDKVVNRSAAGAVPGETLTRGTRVSLTIRHVPKVMKMKLVLGRK
- the adat3 gene encoding probable inactive tRNA-specific adenosine deaminase-like protein 3 isoform X1, which gives rise to MTGLSDQNGIFIKVLMSKEEETQTMEPQTKRWKGSVCDSDSWVAYPVLSDEQSQDVELIKAFAAPIVNKKETSRLLRELSSLYPLSGLQHIKRVRAVREKGSPHPLEVLVCLVSDAPDTKVINIDSLLPSDGVRHDGLGEPFVVKVPARPPLTRPQFELASKHWPTSFHEDKQVTVALRGELFSPPQKARMHMYMTSALTAAQAGKELGMEAVGAVVVDPATERIVAVGHDCRGDHPLHHAAMVCIDLVAQSQGGGRYSFDRYPACGFTSPTSDPFQSAPGAEASPQPYICTGYDLYVTREPCVMCAMALVHSRIGRVFYGTASADGAIGTRYKIHSQKDLNHHFEVYKGVLGKQCEDLNGLGHHIKRGVYSKVDNVSTSKYQT
- the adat3 gene encoding probable inactive tRNA-specific adenosine deaminase-like protein 3 isoform X2, which translates into the protein MSTPSWALEYTINEETQTMEPQTKRWKGSVCDSDSWVAYPVLSDEQSQDVELIKAFAAPIVNKKETSRLLRELSSLYPLSGLQHIKRVRAVREKGSPHPLEVLVCLVSDAPDTKVINIDSLLPSDGVRHDGLGEPFVVKVPARPPLTRPQFELASKHWPTSFHEDKQVTVALRGELFSPPQKARMHMYMTSALTAAQAGKELGMEAVGAVVVDPATERIVAVGHDCRGDHPLHHAAMVCIDLVAQSQGGGRYSFDRYPACGFTSPTSDPFQSAPGAEASPQPYICTGYDLYVTREPCVMCAMALVHSRIGRVFYGTASADGAIGTRYKIHSQKDLNHHFEVYKGVLGKQCEDLNGLGHHIKRGVYSKVDNVSTSKYQT
- the adat3 gene encoding probable inactive tRNA-specific adenosine deaminase-like protein 3 isoform X3: MEPQTKRWKGSVCDSDSWVAYPVLSDEQSQDVELIKAFAAPIVNKKETSRLLRELSSLYPLSGLQHIKRVRAVREKGSPHPLEVLVCLVSDAPDTKVINIDSLLPSDGVRHDGLGEPFVVKVPARPPLTRPQFELASKHWPTSFHEDKQVTVALRGELFSPPQKARMHMYMTSALTAAQAGKELGMEAVGAVVVDPATERIVAVGHDCRGDHPLHHAAMVCIDLVAQSQGGGRYSFDRYPACGFTSPTSDPFQSAPGAEASPQPYICTGYDLYVTREPCVMCAMALVHSRIGRVFYGTASADGAIGTRYKIHSQKDLNHHFEVYKGVLGKQCEDLNGLGHHIKRGVYSKVDNVSTSKYQT